The window TTGGCAATACCTTCAATCGACCTTACAAAAAATCTGCCAGGGTGGTGGGTGATGTTATTGGTAAATATCATCCCCATGGAGATTCAGCTGTGTATGATGCTTTGGTCCGCATGGCCCAGGATTTTAATATGCGTGACCCTCTTGTGGACGGTCAGGGTAACTTTGGGTCCATTGATGGTGATGCACCAGCAGCCATGAGGTATACTGAAGCGCGCATGTCCCGTCTCGCAGGTGAATTTCTTGCAGATATTGAAAAAAAGACTGTAAATTTTCGGGCCAACTATGACAATACACTTCACGAACCAGAGGTGCTGCCCACCAAAGTCCCCAATATTTTAATTAATGGCAGTGCTGGAATAGCTGTGGGTATGGCTACCAACATTCCTCCACATAATCTTGAAGAAGTTGTAAATGCACTTCTTTATGTTCTGGACAATCCAGAAGCCACTGTAAACGATATAATGAAGTTTGTCCGGGGTCCGGATCTTCCAACAGGAGCTTATATCTATAATATGAAGGGTATAAGGGAAGCTTATGAAACCGGCCGGGGTAGCTTTAAGATAAGATCCAAAGTAGAGGTTGAATCCAGAAATAAAAATTATGACAGTGTTGTTATTACAGAAATACCTTATGCCCTGAACAAGTCAAATCTTGTGGAAAAAATTGGGGTGCTCATTAATGAGAAAAAAATAGAAGGTATATCTGATTTACGGGATGAATCTGATCGTAATGGCATTCGCATTGTAATTGATTTGAAAAAAGGTGCCATCGCAGATGTAATAATCAATAAGCTTTACAAGATGACCAGTCTTGAAACCAGCTTTGGCATCAACATGATGGCTGTTGTGAACAACAGACCACAGCTCTTGAATATACGCGATATCATGATTCACTTCCTTGAGCACCGCAAGGAAGTAATTATCCGCAGATCGCGCTTTGATCTGGAAAAAGCAGAGCATAGAGCACATATTCTGGAGGGTTTACAGATAGCTCTTGATAATATTGATGAAGTAGTCAGGCTTATAAGATCGTCATCTACTCCTGCTGAAGCCAAGGAAAAGCTGATAAATGCATTCAGTCTGTCACCAATTCAGTCTCAGGCAATTCTGGATATGCGATTACAGCGTCTAACCAACCTTGAGCGGGAAAAGCTTCTCGAAGAATATAAGGAAATATTGAAGAAGATAGAATATCTCAAAAGCATTCTGGAAAATATTCAGGTTTTGAAAGGTGTTATCCGGGAAGAACTGGAATATATAAAAAAGACATATTCCACTCCACGCAAAACTGTGATTATGGATCATGATCCCGGCAGCATTGATGTTATGGATATGATCCCCGACGAAGATGTTGTCTTAACCATGTCCAGGAACGGATACTTTAAGAGAACATTATTAGAAGTATTTCATCAGCAGAAAAGAGGTGGAAAAGGAATTGCCGGTGCCAATGTTTCTGAGAAGGATTTTATTTCTACTCTTATAACTACAAGTAACCACCAGGATATCTATCTGTTTTCCAACAAAGGAAGGGTTTACAAACTCAAGGCTTATGAGATTCCCGAGGGTTTAAGAACTGCTCGGGGAGTTCACATAAATAACCTTCTTCCATTGAGTAAAGACGAATACATAGCTACGGCCCTGTCTGAAAGAAATATGAATCCTGAATCTTTTTTTCTTTTTGTAACCAAAAGAGGGCTGGTAAAGCGAACAGCTGTAGAACTGTATAAAAATATGCGATCCATGGGACTAATTGCAGTTAATCTCAAGGATGAGGATGAACTTATTGGAGTACGCGTGGTAAATGCTGAATCCAGAATAGTTCTTTCCACAAGAGATGGTTATGCAATTCATTTTGAATGCACTGACATTAGACCCTCAGGAAGAAATGCCATGGGTGTAAAGGGTATTTCCCTGCGCAAAACTGACCGGGTTGTATCGGTGGTAATAGTAAATGGAGACGATAGAAATGATCTGTTTTCCATCTCTGAAAAGGGTTTTGGCAAGAAAACGAGTCTTGAAATGTACAAAGTACAGTCAAGAGGTGGAAAAGGAATTATTAATATGAAGGTCAATTCAAGAATAGGCCAGGTTGTGGGCTCAATGCTTCTGAATGACAATGACGAATTAATATTCTTCACTTCAGCCAATAAAATAATAAGGACCACTGCCGCAGATATCAGACAGGTGGGAAGATCAACCATGGGTGTCAAGATGGTCAATCTGGACCAGGACCAGAAAGTTATATGCTTTGATATAATTATTCAGGAAAATCAGTTGTAGTTAAAATTAAATACCTTTAAGAGTTTAGACCTATGGATGCTGCGCGCGGACAGACTCTTGCAGGACCCACTTGCTTAATAAGTGGCAGGGATTATTACGCGTTCCAAAAAAGGTAACCTGGGGCTGTTCCGAAGCCAGAGACAGTTATCGTGCCAATTTGTCACAACCTGGTTTTAACTCCAATACAGCTATGACACACAGCTCAAATTTACAGCTTTTAGAAACGCTTAATGCTCCCAAGTGGCACTTTTAAAACATGGGCTATTAGCTCCAAGTGCAGCCCAAAATACCTGTCTTTATTCAGTTCATGCAGGGCGAAATAATTGTGAAAAAAATTCAATTCTTGTCAAAAGCTCTAATTATTTGGGTTTTAATTATTTCATTACTTTCCTGCCTTGAAGCCAATGAATCCACGAACAACTTCATCAGAGCTGAAAAGGCTCTTTCATCAGGTAAACATTCTGACGCTATCCATTATTACGATATTCACCTTGAAGAAGAATCAGATCCTGACCAGAGGTATATAACCTGGGAAAGATTGTTGTATATTCATCTGGATATTGATCAGGATATTGAACGAAGTCTCGGAATTCTACGAAATATGAGCTTTGAATTTCGCCAGGACAGAGAAAGGATATGGGATATATACAACAGGATAGGGTTATTGTATGCTCGTTTGAGGCAGTTTCAAAACTCATTGGAAACCCATAAAAGGGCTTCAGAGGCAGCATTTAACGATGCTACGCTTGTTGAGTCATACATGAATATAGCTCAGACCTATGTATACATGCGTGAATATAATGCTGCAGCTGCAACTCTTCAACGGATTATTAAGAATGATATGCAGGCTGATAAATACTTGATTGGCAAGCCAGAGTATCTGCTGGGTAAAATATATTTAAGACAGAATGATTTTGACAAGGCAGAATATTATCTGCAAAAAGCCTACTACTCCTGGGCTGATGATAATATCCGATCTATGGCAGGTATCATGCTGCTGGATGTCTACCTGCTCAACGAGCAGGTAGACAGTGCCAAAAAAATATTAATGGAACTTAAGGAGATTTACCCTAATCCACTGGTCATGAAAATGAGATTAGATGGTATCAAAAGAGTGGATCAAGATGATTAACCGTGTCCTTCCGTGTGTTCCGTGGGCAAAACATCTTGGCTTTCTTTGAAAATGAAACAACATGTTTGTTTGAAATTTCCGCTAAGCGCCTAATCAATCTTAATCCTATAATGTTCGAGGGCGCTTTCCAAAGATTGAAGAACTTCGTTCAATGTCTCCTGATCCTCTTCAGGTGCTTTTTCTCTTAAATATTCAATTCGTGAAGTATATTCATGAATAAGTAAAAGAGTAATATAATCTGCAGTCTGTCGGGGAATATTTCTCAGAGCATTTATGATCTGTTCATGCTCATCAACCCTTTGGCCAAGTTGTTCAACAGCTTCCTGGTAAGCTATATCCTGTTCACTTACCAGAGCTTCTACCCTGTAGACTTCTTCAAGAAGAAATGTACCCTGACTGTTTAGCTGACCAATTCCGGCAGTGTTTTCAGAGACCATTTCAAGTGTTAAGTGGTTTTGCTGTGCTGTTTCGTTCAAACGTTCATGCAGACAATAATAAAAATATGCACCAACTGCGAAAAGAATTATAACTCCTGCAAGAGCAGTAATACCTGCGATTCCTCCAGCAGGAGAAGGCTTAGAGTAAGGACGGGGTTCATCAGAGGGCGGAATTGATTCTGCCTGTGATTCAGAATCGTGTTGGGGCTCTTGTTGAGGTTCGTCCTTCATTAGAGCTTTTTCATGTTCTTTATGCATATTTAGTATCTCCCCTTTCAGCTGCCTTGACTTGAGTCTGACTAAGTGAAGACGGTCTTTAACCTCTCTGTTTCCGGGCAAAAAAGTTATAAGGCCGAAAATCAGACCTGTTACAAAACAGACAAAAACAAATACATAAAAAGATACTGCCGGCGTACTTAATTCCGCCAGCCACAAATTGAGCAACAATGGGTCTCTCGTATCCAGTACCTGGCTGTTTTGTACAAGAAACAGCATGCTGAAGGCAAATACAAGGGTCAAAAATATTACTCTGAAGGCATTCACATTGACTCTCCTTGGCTGTTGTTTCTTCCATAAATATGAGTAAAATCAGTAAGAAATTTTTCTGTATCCTGATTCAGATTATCTTGCAACATTCTCCATTCCCAGTTTCCAGAAGAAGTTGAAGGCTTGTTCATTCGGCAGTCTGCATCAAGTTTAAGAATATCCTGCATTGGTATTATGCAGAACCTTGCCGGTGAAGCCATTGCCATGCGAATCAGTTCCTTACAGACATTGTTCTTATTGATCTGTTTGCCTGTGTATTTTTCTAACCGCAAAAGCGTCTCCTGGTCCAGTTCTTTTTTAAGCCAGCCTAAAAGGGTGTTATTGTCATGAGTACCGGTATATACTACGCAGTTATATACATGATTATGAGGAATATAAGGGTTGGAAGGCATATCCGGGCCAAAGGCGAATTGAAGAATTTTCATTCCTGGCAATTGAAAATGGTCTCTGAGTTCAAGGACATCTGAAGTTATGTAGCCGAGATCCTCTGCCACGAATTGAGCCGGAGATACAATCTCAGTAAGTGCTTGAAGCAGTTCTTTTCCAGGACCTTTGACCCATTCACCGTTGACAGCTGTTTTCTCACCTGAACTTATTTTCCAATAAGCGGCAAATCCTCTGAAATGATCAAATCTAAGCAGATCAAACATATTAAGATTTTGTTCAACGCGTTTTTTCCACCATAAAAAGTCTTCCTGCATGCAGGCATCCCAGTCATAAAGAGGGTTACCCCAGAGCTGACCTGTTTCACTGAAATAATCTGGTGGAGCCCCTGCTACATGGGTAGGCATATTATTTTCATCCAGAAGAAAAAGCTGTGGGTGAGACCATAAATCACAGCTGTCAAGGCTGATATATATTGGCAGATCACCGAATATAATGATGCCCTTATTGTTGGCATATGTTTTAAGTTTATTCCATTGAGTGAAAAAAAGATATTGCCAGTATTTCTTTTTTAGAATTAACTCTTCCAGATTGTTATTTATGCGATTAAGCTGCTCAGGATCCTTAAAACGACATTCTTGGGGCCAATTGTACCATGGTGCTCCATTGTGCCTTGATTTCAAAGCACTGAAAATAGAAAAATCATCTAACCAGAACTTATTTACATCACAAAATAAAATAAAATTAGGATCTGACTCAATATGATCCATATTCTTAAAAAAAGCTCTATTAAGGATGCGCTTCTTAAAATCCCAGGCAGTTTCATAATGGGATTTTTCCGGAGAAAAGGCAGGATCTTCCTCAAGATCATCACCATGCAAAATTCCCTGACTGACAAGAGATAAAGGATCGATGAACAATGGATTTCCTGCAAAAGCGCTATAGCTGGAATAAGGTGAATTACCTGTTCCAGGAGTAGTGGGATTCAGTGGTAGTATCTGCCAGATTTTCTGACCTGTTTTGCTCAAAAAATCTACAAAAGTGTACGCACCAGGACCAAGATCACCAACCCCGTAATCAGAAGGCAGTGATGAAACGTGCAGAAGAATTCCAGATCTTCGTTTCACGAGACAACCTCCAGAAAAATAATGGCCATGGGTGGTAAACTGAGTTCAAGACTGCATGAATAACCATGACTGTTGTGAGGATGGGATTCAATTATGTCTGAATTGGTAACACCTGAGCCTCCAAAATCTGGATTATCACTGTTTAAAATTTCCTTCCATGATCCTAAAAAAGGTACACCCAGTCTATGTTTTAATCTCGGGACCGGCGTGAAATTTGCGGCTACAAGCAGGGGTTTATCATCCCTGCCCATACGCAAAAAGGACAAGGTACTGTTGTCCGCGTCATGACAGTCAATCCACGAAAAACCTTTGTTGCTGAAATCTAACTCATACAACTGGGGATGCTGCTGATAAAAGTGATTAAGGGTCTTCATCCATTTTAGCATCTGTTGATGATTTTCATATTCCAGAAGATGCCAGTCCAGACTTTTATCGTGGTTCCATTCGGTCCACTGGGCAAATTCGGACCCCATAAAGGTCATTTTTTTTCCCGGATGAGCATACATATAGCCCAGAAGCAGACGCAGTCCCGAGAATTTATTCCAGTCGTCCCCAGGCATTTTATTTATTAGAGATCCCTTTCCATGCACTACTTCATCATGAGACAGGGGAAGAACAAAGTTTTCAGAATATGCGTACCAGATACTGAAAGTCATTTTGTTATGATGGTATTTGCGATAAACCGGATCTTTTTCCATATAATTTAAAGTATCGTTCATCCATCCCATATTCCACTTGTAGCCGAATCCAAGTCCACCAACATAAGTAGGCCGGGAAACCATGGGCCATGATGTTGATTCTTCTGCAAAGGTCTGTACATCAGGATAGTTCTGGTAAATGGTGGTGTTGAGAAGTTTCAGAAAATCAATGGCTCCGATATTTTCATTTCCGCCGAATTCGTTGGGAATCCATTCTCCGTTTTGTCTTGAATAGTCTAAGTACAGCATGGACGCTACGGCATCCAGTCGCAAACCATCAATATGATATTTGTCAAGCCAGAACATGGCACTGCTGATAAGAAAGTTTACAACTTCATGTCGGTCATAATTGAAAATAAAGCTTTTCCAGTCGGGATGAAATCCCTTGCGGGGATCCTGATGCTCGTAAAGATGGGTCCCGTCAAAATATCCAAGACCATATTCATCTGTGGGAAAATGAGATGGTACCCAGTCCAGTATAACACCAATGTCATGCTGATGCAGAGCATCTATCAGGGCCATAAAATCCTGAGGTGTGCCAAATCTGCTTGTAGGTGAAAAAAAACCAAGACATTGATAGCCCCATGATCCATAAAAGGGATGCTCAAAAACAGGCATAAACTCAACATGGGTATAACCCATTTCCTTCAGGTATCCTGGCAGATCTCTGGCAATTTCTCCATAAGTTAGAAATCGGGATGCATCAGAGGGATCTCTTTTCCATGATCCAAGATGCATTTCATAAATGGACATGGGCTTTTCAAGACCGGATTTTTGACCTCTTGTGTTCATCCACTGACTGTCACTCCAGTCATAGTCCATTTTCCAGATTCTCGAAGCTGTATTCGGAGATGTTTCCCAGAAGAAGGCAAAAGGATCACCTTTATCAGCTCTGTAGCCATGAAATCTTGACTCTATATGATATTTGTAAGTCTGGCCAGGCATGGCTTGAGCAACAAATCCTTCCCAGATGCCTGAACCATCGCTTCTTGGATTTAATTTATGAGATCCTGGACTCCAGTAATTGAAGTCTCCAATAACTGACACTGCCTGGGCATTGGGTGCCCATACAGCAAAGTATGTACCTCTTACTCCACCATGCATCAGAACCTGGGCTCCAAGATGCTGGTAAAGTCTGAAGTGTCTGCCCTGTTTAAACAGGTAAATATCATGTTCTGTAAACAATTTGTTCTCCTTTTAACAATACTTGCTTAGGTTGGGTTGCGGGAAAAACCCGCCTTAGCCTTGAGAAATTTTTTCCACAAACTTACAGCCATCCACTCCATTACCAGGTCAACTTTTGTGGTGTAATGCAAAGAATGTTCAGCTTTCTTCAAAACCTGAATCATCTGGTACCTGACAGGTGAATTCAAAGAAGTAAAAGGATTATCAGGTTTTTCATACAGCATGGAGTTGATCATTTCCTGCCTGCACCTTGCAATTAGAAAGTGAGCCATTTGTGATGAAACACTATCTTTTGACATGGTTCTGTCAAGCCAGCCTTTTCCAGTCCTGGTGAATTGGATAAGTTCATTGAATAATACATCAGTATCCTCAGGGATATTAGATGCAGACCTGCTCAAGGTAAGCACAAAACTTCTGGAAACGAGAGTGGGAAAAAGGTTTTCCCGTTGTGGGGTTAAGAGAACAAAACTGTTGCCAGGGCAGGGTTCTTCGAGTGATTTGAGTAAAGCATTGGCTGGTTCAGACCTAATGCCCTGACATTCTGGAATAATTATAACTCTCCAGGCATTATGCGGTTTTTGGGTAAAAACAGGCCGGAGTTGACGAACTTCATCAATGGTTAGTTCTTTACCGCTTTTAAAAAGTTTCAAGTCCCGGCACTCATTTTGGCTGATTTGTTTGCAGGTTCGGCAATTCAGGCATGGGCCGGAAGATTCAGTACAATTTAAAGACATGGCCCAGTATAGAGCCACGCTTTGTCTTTCATCAGCAGAGCCGCCTTCCACAAGCAGACAGTTTGGTGGTGATTTTCCGAGCTTATGGATAAGAGAGGCGGCTCTTGGCTGGGATTGGATATTACAATGTTCGAACATACAGATAAAATCAATCAATCCTTATGGTCTGATCGCGATCAGGTCCCACAGAAACAATAGAGATTTTAATTCCAAGATAATTTTCAATCATTTCAATATATCTCCGGGCATTGGCGGGCATTTCCTGAATTTGGGAAATTTTTGTAATATCTTCGGTCCATCCCGGGAACTCTTCGTAAATGGGGTTAACTACTGCCATGGCATTTTCTTCCTGGGGTGGATATGAAACAGTCTGCCCTTTGTATTCATAACCTGTACAAACCTTTATAGTTTCAAGACCGCTTAGCACATCAAGCTTGGTCAAAGCGATTTCTGTGGGCCCACAAAGGCGGACTGATTCGCGCAAAATAACAAGGTCAAGCCATCCGCATCTTCTTTTACGTCCGGTAGTAGATCCAAATTCTGCACCCATTTCCTGCATATGAGCGCCGATCTCATTATCCTGCTCTGTAGGAAAAGGCCCTTGTCCAACTCTCGTGGTGTATGCCTTGACAACACTCAATATCTTCTTCATGTCATAAAAATACCCTGAACCGGCTGATGCATTACCAGTGACTGTATTGGATGAAGTAACAAAAGGGTATGTTCCATGATCTATGTCAAGCTGGATGCCCTGTGCTCCCTCAAACAAAACAGTCTTGCCTTTATCCCTTGCATCCTGAATCTTTTGGGATACATCGGCAAGAAAGGGCTCAAGGCGCAGACAAAAGGGTTTTATTTGTTCAAAGACCTGTTCAGGGTCAAGAGGGTCCTGGCCGTATAAATGTTTGAGTAGAGAATTTTTTTCAACAAGAGCCTTATTGATCTTTTCGCGCATGAGATCCAAATCCTGCATATCTCCGGCTCTTATACCTACTCTTGACATCTTATCTTCATAACACGGCCCTATTCCCCTGCCAGTGGTGCCGATTTTATCTTTTCCTGATTTGGCTATTTCTCTGGCCTGATCCAGAGCCTTGTGATAAGGCATGATGAGGTGGGTTTTTTTGCTTATGGACAGCCTTTCATGTGAAATATCAATCCCTGATCTGGAAAGTTTATCAATTTCCTGACAGAACACTTCAGGATCCAGAACCACTCCATTTCCTATCAGACATACCTTATTGGGATGAAGAATTCCTGATGGTATAAGATGCAGGATAAATTTTTTGTCACCGGTGACCAGTGTGTGCCCGGCATTGTTTCCTCCCTGAAAGCGAACAATCATTTCTGCATCTTCAGTGAGAATATCTACAATTTTTCCTTTTCCCTCGTCACCCCATTGGGATCCGAAGACAATCATATTGGACATTATTTCCTCCAAAAGTCCTCATAATTTTTGGTACAGCGTTTAAACTTAAAATATAGATGATTTAAAGTCAATTAATGAATAGCACTACAACGACACTTTGTCTAAGCTGGAAAGAGACGATTCAACTGCTTTTCATTTTATATTTGTCCCCAGCGCAACCAGCAACAGTTGTTGGCCTGGTGGACTGGAAGACCGTTGTTTCTTTTTTCTGGCCCCTTGCAGATCTTTGTACTATGGGTTTGGTGATGATATGTAAAATTTGCTGACTGGGAAGGGTGCTGTAAGACCCTGGCCAAATCCAAAGTCACAGCTTTTTCTCTTGTAATCTCCACCAGAAAATGGTTATTTGGTTTGAATTTGATTCAGCATAGCTTTACTTACCTTTTATTTTTTGTAATTATTTAGCAATGTTAATAAGAAAATCTGTCCCCGGGAATCAGTTATCCTGGTCCCGGATTGAGTCTGGGATGACGGATCCTGGACCGGGATGACGGTTAATGCAGGCAGTTGCCCTTTCTGTCATTCCGGGGAAGCTTGTTCCAGGCTTTCACTAAGAGCCGGAATTCAGTGTGTAAAATTAGCAACCTGCCGGATGTGGCGAATAATTACATAATCATTAACTCTCATGTAACATTCTGGGGTAGTTTAAATGGCCGACTCATTGGATAAATTATCGATTCGCGGCTTCAAATCCATTGGGGAACTGACTGACTTCGAGCTTAAAGACCTGAATATTTTCGTCGGGGCCAATGGAGCGGGA of the Desulfonatronovibrio magnus genome contains:
- the gyrA gene encoding DNA gyrase subunit A yields the protein MKDNISIEQEIKKSYLEYSLSVIIGRAIPDVRDGLKPVHRRILFAMHELGNTFNRPYKKSARVVGDVIGKYHPHGDSAVYDALVRMAQDFNMRDPLVDGQGNFGSIDGDAPAAMRYTEARMSRLAGEFLADIEKKTVNFRANYDNTLHEPEVLPTKVPNILINGSAGIAVGMATNIPPHNLEEVVNALLYVLDNPEATVNDIMKFVRGPDLPTGAYIYNMKGIREAYETGRGSFKIRSKVEVESRNKNYDSVVITEIPYALNKSNLVEKIGVLINEKKIEGISDLRDESDRNGIRIVIDLKKGAIADVIINKLYKMTSLETSFGINMMAVVNNRPQLLNIRDIMIHFLEHRKEVIIRRSRFDLEKAEHRAHILEGLQIALDNIDEVVRLIRSSSTPAEAKEKLINAFSLSPIQSQAILDMRLQRLTNLEREKLLEEYKEILKKIEYLKSILENIQVLKGVIREELEYIKKTYSTPRKTVIMDHDPGSIDVMDMIPDEDVVLTMSRNGYFKRTLLEVFHQQKRGGKGIAGANVSEKDFISTLITTSNHQDIYLFSNKGRVYKLKAYEIPEGLRTARGVHINNLLPLSKDEYIATALSERNMNPESFFLFVTKRGLVKRTAVELYKNMRSMGLIAVNLKDEDELIGVRVVNAESRIVLSTRDGYAIHFECTDIRPSGRNAMGVKGISLRKTDRVVSVVIVNGDDRNDLFSISEKGFGKKTSLEMYKVQSRGGKGIINMKVNSRIGQVVGSMLLNDNDELIFFTSANKIIRTTAADIRQVGRSTMGVKMVNLDQDQKVICFDIIIQENQL
- a CDS encoding tetratricopeptide repeat protein, with product MKKIQFLSKALIIWVLIISLLSCLEANESTNNFIRAEKALSSGKHSDAIHYYDIHLEEESDPDQRYITWERLLYIHLDIDQDIERSLGILRNMSFEFRQDRERIWDIYNRIGLLYARLRQFQNSLETHKRASEAAFNDATLVESYMNIAQTYVYMREYNAAAATLQRIIKNDMQADKYLIGKPEYLLGKIYLRQNDFDKAEYYLQKAYYSWADDNIRSMAGIMLLDVYLLNEQVDSAKKILMELKEIYPNPLVMKMRLDGIKRVDQDD
- the malQ gene encoding 4-alpha-glucanotransferase codes for the protein MKRRSGILLHVSSLPSDYGVGDLGPGAYTFVDFLSKTGQKIWQILPLNPTTPGTGNSPYSSYSAFAGNPLFIDPLSLVSQGILHGDDLEEDPAFSPEKSHYETAWDFKKRILNRAFFKNMDHIESDPNFILFCDVNKFWLDDFSIFSALKSRHNGAPWYNWPQECRFKDPEQLNRINNNLEELILKKKYWQYLFFTQWNKLKTYANNKGIIIFGDLPIYISLDSCDLWSHPQLFLLDENNMPTHVAGAPPDYFSETGQLWGNPLYDWDACMQEDFLWWKKRVEQNLNMFDLLRFDHFRGFAAYWKISSGEKTAVNGEWVKGPGKELLQALTEIVSPAQFVAEDLGYITSDVLELRDHFQLPGMKILQFAFGPDMPSNPYIPHNHVYNCVVYTGTHDNNTLLGWLKKELDQETLLRLEKYTGKQINKNNVCKELIRMAMASPARFCIIPMQDILKLDADCRMNKPSTSSGNWEWRMLQDNLNQDTEKFLTDFTHIYGRNNSQGESM
- the glgB gene encoding 1,4-alpha-glucan branching protein GlgB encodes the protein MFTEHDIYLFKQGRHFRLYQHLGAQVLMHGGVRGTYFAVWAPNAQAVSVIGDFNYWSPGSHKLNPRSDGSGIWEGFVAQAMPGQTYKYHIESRFHGYRADKGDPFAFFWETSPNTASRIWKMDYDWSDSQWMNTRGQKSGLEKPMSIYEMHLGSWKRDPSDASRFLTYGEIARDLPGYLKEMGYTHVEFMPVFEHPFYGSWGYQCLGFFSPTSRFGTPQDFMALIDALHQHDIGVILDWVPSHFPTDEYGLGYFDGTHLYEHQDPRKGFHPDWKSFIFNYDRHEVVNFLISSAMFWLDKYHIDGLRLDAVASMLYLDYSRQNGEWIPNEFGGNENIGAIDFLKLLNTTIYQNYPDVQTFAEESTSWPMVSRPTYVGGLGFGYKWNMGWMNDTLNYMEKDPVYRKYHHNKMTFSIWYAYSENFVLPLSHDEVVHGKGSLINKMPGDDWNKFSGLRLLLGYMYAHPGKKMTFMGSEFAQWTEWNHDKSLDWHLLEYENHQQMLKWMKTLNHFYQQHPQLYELDFSNKGFSWIDCHDADNSTLSFLRMGRDDKPLLVAANFTPVPRLKHRLGVPFLGSWKEILNSDNPDFGGSGVTNSDIIESHPHNSHGYSCSLELSLPPMAIIFLEVVS
- a CDS encoding adenylosuccinate synthase, producing the protein MSNMIVFGSQWGDEGKGKIVDILTEDAEMIVRFQGGNNAGHTLVTGDKKFILHLIPSGILHPNKVCLIGNGVVLDPEVFCQEIDKLSRSGIDISHERLSISKKTHLIMPYHKALDQAREIAKSGKDKIGTTGRGIGPCYEDKMSRVGIRAGDMQDLDLMREKINKALVEKNSLLKHLYGQDPLDPEQVFEQIKPFCLRLEPFLADVSQKIQDARDKGKTVLFEGAQGIQLDIDHGTYPFVTSSNTVTGNASAGSGYFYDMKKILSVVKAYTTRVGQGPFPTEQDNEIGAHMQEMGAEFGSTTGRKRRCGWLDLVILRESVRLCGPTEIALTKLDVLSGLETIKVCTGYEYKGQTVSYPPQEENAMAVVNPIYEEFPGWTEDITKISQIQEMPANARRYIEMIENYLGIKISIVSVGPDRDQTIRID